TTTTCCCTCTGCTTAATTGAAATGCAAGTTCAGTCAACAAACTCAGCTCCTGCTAGTTCAGTCAAAAAGCTCTGCATCTGgatgcaaagaaagaaagaaacccaCAGCCAACCTTTGCATTGTTGAAATTAATTAAGCTTCGTTGTTGCGATCGGACAACAAAGCTCGGGGAAATTTGAAGAAAACTGCCCCCAAATCCGTTTTTGGTTTTTTTACACTCATAGAGCGCGCACTGACGCCGTAACAAGAAGAAACGCACCAAAATGAATGAGCAGCAGAGAAGCACGCAGGAACCCACATCTCCCCCTGAATTTTCATCAGCTGCACTACTACTACATGTTCTTTTCCCCGACAGTGAGCGATGGTACACGTCCAGAAACACACGCTGGTTGTGATGTTGAGCAATTGGTCAAGGAGACCGCCTCAGTCAACCACACCTTTCCCCCAACTCAATCTGTTGCTTCCAAGCAGATTCATCTACAAAATGGAGCAAATATATCAGGGCAAGGTACTTACAGTCCCATCACTAGATAGGCAGGTTTCACATGTAAATAGTTTGGGGCACCAAGTAAATTCCTGGCATTAATCAACATCCTGATTCACTGTTAATAAAGGTAATTTACATATTAACGTTATACCGAGATGGAACAGACTAGTGTTATTTATAAATAGGCTGTGATTATGCACCTTAGTGCCATAGTGGAATTTTACAATTTCAAAATCGCACATGCCCTGCAATGCATTACCTTGAGACTGCTACTACTGCTTATGATCTGAACTGGCTCCACACGTGCACTGATATGCTATGCCGATTATTCTTCTGAAGATCCTATACACCATTAAATTTCGTTAAACAACAACAGTTATGACAGATGCAAGAATACCTGGTATTAGTAGAATGTAGACTTGTCCaccaaaaatccccaaatattgTTGTTATTAGTGTGTGGTGAAAGATCTAGTACAGCAGGAGTAAAGTTCCGGTTTTGATGTACTTACCAGATTTAAGTACAGGAAGGAACACCACAGCCACAAGTCAGGCCCTTATGTCATGCATGTGTTTGAATGGGAAGGGAAGAGCTCTACAAGGCTAGAAGAATGTACAAGGGAACTCCAAGGCATTGTCCTGCACAGTGAATGGGAACAAATTCTAGTGTTATTAAGCAGGATTGCAGGAAAAGGGCAAAGTGGAAAAACGCAAGAAATGATGTTTGTGTTACCTTGGATCAGAGTATTCTGACTCTTGGGATGGTTCCCTCCAACCCCCTGCACTGCTGTTTTAGCTCTTCGCTGCAGTTGTAGACATCTAGCATTTCCAGTGAATCCGGGAGGGCATCGTTGGGCAACGACGAGATGGCTGGACAGCAGTTGACTAATAATATCTTGAGGCTGGTAAGTTTACGCAGCCCTGCAGGGAGTTGTTGAAGGTCCTTGAAACTCCAAAACTCTAGTTTCTGGAGGGAGGAGAGGAGTTGAAGGGCGTCCTCTTGCTCCTTGCTGAAGCGCTCCATCCCTTCACACCAATCCCCCCAAAGTTTCAGCTTGTTGAGGGAGGAAAAGAGGAATCTACAGACGGGTGCAGCAAGAAGTCCTGCTATGACATCTGTCCCGAGCTCACGCAGTGTGGATGAAACAAGCTGTGTCTGCTGCTCTTCACCTCCCTCAGCATCCTCCAAAACCCGTCTGGTATTGGGATCCCAATCAGCAAAGAATCTAGGGCTACCCCTGACCTCTAATTTGGTAAGGAGAGGCCAAAAGCCCTGATATTTCAAATCCTCTCCGCAATTCCACAATTCTAATCTGACAAGAGAGGATAGGTTTGAGAGGGGCTCCAGTGTCACCATGCCTTTCACACTCCTAAGATTCAGGAATTGCAGGGAGGAAGGAAAAAGGTGATGGGAAAAGGAGAAGgtggatagaaactttggggacAACCATATTGTTAATCTCTGGAGGGATTGCAAGGCTTGGAGCCATCCTCCACCAGGAACAAGAGTTGGAGGGTCCACCAGGACCAGCTCTGGGCAGTGACTCAACTCCAATTCCCGTAGTGAGTCACATAAATGAGGTGGGAAGAGCAGCATCTCTAATGCTCCTTGTGTTGTTTGTTGCACATCCACCCCCACTACAAGCTGTTTTATGTTTTTACACCTCCATACTTCCAATTTGGAGAGCTttgggaggtggtggaggagctctGTCAGTTCCTTGCCAGTATTACCATTTAACTTGTAGATCTTGATATACTCAACAGGGAGCTGCCATTCCACATCACTCTGACCTCCTCCTAGTGGTCCAACTACACCAACTGAATTTTCTACAATCAATGTCCTCAGCGAGGTTAGCATCAGAAGGTGCTTCAACTCCAGAGGTGGGCACTTGTCCAGTGTCAGCTTCTCTAGACCTGTTTCTTTATTAAAAACCAGCACTTGGTCTAAGCTAAGCAGATCACTCTCTCCGGTAATTCTCAATTTTGCTCCAccagatgatttcaagtatgcaaAATCCTTTAGCATCTTTACACATTTCATCGTGACAGAACGCACCCTTTCGATCCAGGAGATGGGAATCACTGGCAAGAATTCGGGGCAGTCGCTTACCTcaagctcttgtagcttggagAACCAATCTGGGGAAACAATGTGGTTTGGGAAAGGCAACCCCAACAGCCTCGGGCACTCTCTAATAATCAGAACTTGCAAAATAGGGAACAGATGAGCAGTCGGTGGCAACAAGTCTCCACCAATGGAAGACTCTTGTCCACCTGTGTAAACCCATTTTTCAAAACTTCCTAGGCCAATGAGTATAAGGTGTGTTAGCATGCAAAAGCTTTTCTCTATGATAAAATCCTTCGGTCTGGCAATATTCTGTAACCTTAATTCACGAAGATCCCACGCCTTCCCTAAAGAAGGGAAAACTTCCCAAGAAACACCATCCAGATAAAGAGATTGTAGACCTTCAACAGCGAACTCATCACCTAGCCATGTTGGACAAGAAGGACCTCCATGCCCTCTAATGCACAACACCTGAAGATCTCCATGTGGCTGAAGGCTCTCAAGAACCGCTGCTTCCACACCATGCTCAACACTAGATCGCTTACTATCCCAGTCCAATGTTAACCTCCTCAAGTAATTTTTCTCCATCAGTTTTGCTTGAGCTGCTTCTTCTGTTGTATCTATCTTCTCAAGGTTGTAGATCCCAAGCTCCCTTAGCTTTGTCAAGTGCTCTAGCTGCTTTGGTTCAAACCCTTCACTTCTTTTATTGATTTGAAATACCTTCAACTCTTCTAAGAGTTCAAGTCTCCCCACATTATAAATATCAGAATGAAGCTGACCATCAGTTGGGACATAAAAATGGCACAATTTCCCAAGGTTGCTCATGTCAGGCAAATCACGGCTGCCATTCCACCATTTAAGATTTAGAAACCTTAGATGATAAAATTTAGAGATGCCAAGTGGCAAATGCATCTCGCTCTCATTTGTCCCTAGACATAGATATCGTAGGTGGACAAGTCCTAAAAACTTATGTAACATGGACTCCACCGGACAGAGCATATTGGGCAAATGAAGAACACGAAGATCGTTCACTTCCCCCAAAAAGTCACCAAATATCTTGACAAAACTTTCATCCATTTTTCCGAATAACATCAATGTTTGCAAATCTTCAACCTTAAATCTTTTCTTCAGTTCTTCCAATTCACTCTTCAATTTTGCACCAGACATTGCATCATATTCACCCAAGTCATCTGTGCTTATAGACAAGTGACGGATGGATGGCTGAATTTCCATTGATCTAACATTAGAGAGACGTAAACTGAGACAATAATGGGATGCAACCTGCAATGCCAAATCATGCAGCAGGTCATGCATAACATACCACAGATCACCATCAGTTCCCCCTTCTCTAAAAAATCCATGAATGACTAACTCCTTTAAATTTCTCAAACCTATGTCTTCAAGTGTTTGATTTTGACCAGCAGGTATTGAAATATCTAGACCATCCCACAGGCCGATAAGCTCTTCGCTTCTGAAAAAGTAATCTTCAGGAAACAATGCAGAATAGAAAAAACACTGTTGCAAATGGAAAGGGAGAAAGTCATAGCTAAGCTTCAAGGCAGGCATAATTCCATTGTCATCGGTCTGCTTCGCCCATTCTTTACATTTTAGGACCCTTTTCCAATACGGCAAACTAAGGTCTTTGCTCAGTAATCTACCAACAGTCTTTGCTGCAAGAGGGGAGCACTTAAGTTTTCCCATTATCTCATCTCCAGTGTTAAGCAAATGAAGTTTATCCCTTGGATATTGCTCAGCATCAAAGACATATACAAGGAATAACTTCTTAAACTCTCCAGGTTCTAAACCATTCAATTCTTTTGGTTCTACAGTTTTCTTAACTTGATCTGCTATCTCTTTCTGCCGAGTTGTGACTAGAACCATGGAGCCCTTTTCTTGTGACTTGCCGAGTATCAATAACAGTTTTTTCCAGTCATCCACATCAGTAAACTGCCATATATCATCCAATACAAGTAAGAACCTTTTGCATTTTAATCTGTGTTCAATCAGCTCTTGTGTAGTGCTACACTCTTTTTCACCTTCAACTTCAGGGGAATATCTTTTAATCTGTTCTAGCACCTTGTCCAGGTTGAAACTGAATGACACACATATCCAAATCCTGACTGGAAAATGATTCTGCACTTGTTGATTGTTATATATGTGTTGTATCAAAGTTGTCTTCCCCATGCCCCCCGGACCAATAACTGGAA
The window above is part of the Triticum aestivum cultivar Chinese Spring chromosome 2A, IWGSC CS RefSeq v2.1, whole genome shotgun sequence genome. Proteins encoded here:
- the LOC123186909 gene encoding disease resistance protein RGA2, whose amino-acid sequence is MAEAALGAAQWVVGKALGPVADGVLEAWAASTNFAPNIQELSKELLFVKAMLERAATRELVGPATVELLHKLQDSAHNAEDLLDELDYFRIHDELHGTYEAADQHDEGCVCDLALNARHTAKTIGKQLASLTTCCFGANTGHPRQEDARQHVSCCAWKCGRQRSPGDSSSVPNANQPGQEVSGCMCKLGKLFSGSSSSHPHVPGDEDHGNVQETPMPEFNRVVFSQRMKNAIEQLKLMSEDVNKILTHCGPRTTTDTAQHRSPTTPQSAEPKLYGRDHVMNSIIHDITAGQYCDKGLTVLPVIGPGGMGKTTLIQHIYNNQQVQNHFPVRIWICVSFSFNLDKVLEQIKRYSPEVEGEKECSTTQELIEHRLKCKRFLLVLDDIWQFTDVDDWKKLLLILGKSQEKGSMVLVTTRQKEIADQVKKTVEPKELNGLEPGEFKKLFLVYVFDAEQYPRDKLHLLNTGDEIMGKLKCSPLAAKTVGRLLSKDLSLPYWKRVLKCKEWAKQTDDNGIMPALKLSYDFLPFHLQQCFFYSALFPEDYFFRSEELIGLWDGLDISIPAGQNQTLEDIGLRNLKELVIHGFFREGGTDGDLWYVMHDLLHDLALQVASHYCLSLRLSNVRSMEIQPSIRHLSISTDDLGEYDAMSGAKLKSELEELKKRFKVEDLQTLMLFGKMDESFVKIFGDFLGEVNDLRVLHLPNMLCPVESMLHKFLGLVHLRYLCLGTNESEMHLPLGISKFYHLRFLNLKWWNGSRDLPDMSNLGKLCHFYVPTDGQLHSDIYNVGRLELLEELKVFQINKRSEGFEPKQLEHLTKLRELGIYNLEKIDTTEEAAQAKLMEKNYLRRLTLDWDSKRSSVEHGVEAAVLESLQPHGDLQVLCIRGHGGPSCPTWLGDEFAVEGLQSLYLDGVSWEVFPSLGKAWDLRELRLQNIARPKDFIIEKSFCMLTHLILIGLGSFEKWVYTGGQESSIGGDLLPPTAHLFPILQVLIIRECPRLLGLPFPNHIVSPDWFSKLQELEVSDCPEFLPVIPISWIERVRSVTMKCVKMLKDFAYLKSSGGAKLRITGESDLLSLDQVLVFNKETGLEKLTLDKCPPLELKHLLMLTSLRTLIVENSVGVVGPLGGGQSDVEWQLPVEYIKIYKLNGNTGKELTELLHHLPKLSKLEVWRCKNIKQLVVGVDVQQTTQGALEMLLFPPHLCDSLRELELSHCPELVLVDPPTLVPGGGWLQALQSLQRLTIWLSPKFLSTFSFSHHLFPSSLQFLNLRSVKGMVTLEPLSNLSSLVRLELWNCGEDLKYQGFWPLLTKLEVRGSPRFFADWDPNTRRVLEDAEGGEEQQTQLVSSTLRELGTDVIAGLLAAPVCRFLFSSLNKLKLWGDWCEGMERFSKEQEDALQLLSSLQKLEFWSFKDLQQLPAGLRKLTSLKILLVNCCPAISSLPNDALPDSLEMLDVYNCSEELKQQCRGLEGTIPRVRIL